A stretch of the Octopus bimaculoides isolate UCB-OBI-ISO-001 chromosome 8, ASM119413v2, whole genome shotgun sequence genome encodes the following:
- the LOC106872458 gene encoding shell matrix protein isoform X1, producing the protein MKFSFMIVFVTLLSSSCFAQQNTVTAFEEHSTVENATEKSCPFLPNPHNIYSYIEMTVDRNYTRNCAPGTIYSKDHCLCITDTNATRRHEDQRRCNPSLLLNFENDLFDKSSNNLPLYSAKVTLSNNGTALFSPNSRMTIWRFSNVAFRQGLYITLSILSTAQTSDRQIIFTNDGSSNLDGPSISAAIEGEKYVFQLVTSARQETITIDKEPGFNNVTLMYNSREFRVSCNNATVSRKLTGVIHKKITALTIGGFNGKSFTGELGDFELFTCIPENAQ; encoded by the exons AAAATACTGTAACTGCTTTTGAAGAACATTCTACTGTGGAAAACGCAACTGAAA AAAGTTGCCcatttctaccaaatccacacaacaTATACAGTTACATAGAAATGACTGTTGATAGAAATTACACACGGAATTGTGCACCAGGAACCATTTACAGTAAAGATCATTGTCTATGTATTACTGACACAAATGCCACCAGAAGACATGAAG atCAACGCCGATGCAACCCTTCTCTGCTTCTTAATTTCGAAAACGATCTCTTCGATAAATCTAGTAATAATTTACCACTTTACTCTGCCAAAGTCACACTTTCCAATAATGGTACAGCTCTCTTCTCCCCCAATAGTCGAATGACTATTTGGCGTTTTTCCAATGTTGCGTTTCGTCAAGGTCTCTACATTACATTATCCATCTTGAGTACAGCTCAAACTTCTGATCGACAAATTATCTTTACAAATGATGGAAGCTCAAATCTGGATGGCCCGTCTATTTCTGCTGCAATTGAGGGAGAGAAATATGTCTTTCAGCTTGTAACCAGCGCAAGACAAGAAACAATAACGATAGATAAG GAACCCGGTTTTAACAATGTAACTCTAATGTATAACAGCCGGGAATTTCGTGTTTCTTGCAACAATGCGACTGTATCACGCAAACTTACAG GAGTTATCCATAAAAAAATCACTGCTCTAACTATAGGAGGATTCAATGGGAAATCATTTACGGGCGAACTTGGGGAT TTTGAACTGTTCACATGCATTCCGGAGAACGCCCAGTAA
- the LOC106872458 gene encoding shell matrix protein isoform X2, with protein MKFSFMIVFVTLLSSSCFAQQSCPFLPNPHNIYSYIEMTVDRNYTRNCAPGTIYSKDHCLCITDTNATRRHEDQRRCNPSLLLNFENDLFDKSSNNLPLYSAKVTLSNNGTALFSPNSRMTIWRFSNVAFRQGLYITLSILSTAQTSDRQIIFTNDGSSNLDGPSISAAIEGEKYVFQLVTSARQETITIDKEPGFNNVTLMYNSREFRVSCNNATVSRKLTGVIHKKITALTIGGFNGKSFTGELGDFELFTCIPENAQ; from the exons AAAGTTGCCcatttctaccaaatccacacaacaTATACAGTTACATAGAAATGACTGTTGATAGAAATTACACACGGAATTGTGCACCAGGAACCATTTACAGTAAAGATCATTGTCTATGTATTACTGACACAAATGCCACCAGAAGACATGAAG atCAACGCCGATGCAACCCTTCTCTGCTTCTTAATTTCGAAAACGATCTCTTCGATAAATCTAGTAATAATTTACCACTTTACTCTGCCAAAGTCACACTTTCCAATAATGGTACAGCTCTCTTCTCCCCCAATAGTCGAATGACTATTTGGCGTTTTTCCAATGTTGCGTTTCGTCAAGGTCTCTACATTACATTATCCATCTTGAGTACAGCTCAAACTTCTGATCGACAAATTATCTTTACAAATGATGGAAGCTCAAATCTGGATGGCCCGTCTATTTCTGCTGCAATTGAGGGAGAGAAATATGTCTTTCAGCTTGTAACCAGCGCAAGACAAGAAACAATAACGATAGATAAG GAACCCGGTTTTAACAATGTAACTCTAATGTATAACAGCCGGGAATTTCGTGTTTCTTGCAACAATGCGACTGTATCACGCAAACTTACAG GAGTTATCCATAAAAAAATCACTGCTCTAACTATAGGAGGATTCAATGGGAAATCATTTACGGGCGAACTTGGGGAT TTTGAACTGTTCACATGCATTCCGGAGAACGCCCAGTAA